One genomic segment of Chitinophaga parva includes these proteins:
- the nagA gene encoding N-acetylglucosamine-6-phosphate deacetylase, with the protein MQLKIINAKVILPAGIVEGGTVLVNGGKIMDIAPHDTGVKAAETLDAGGLYLSPGFIDIHVHGGGGHDFMDNTVEAFLGIAQLHARYGTTALTPTTLSCEQDDLLTTLDTYASAHAQNTRGARFIGMHIEGPYFSMEQRGAQDPRYIRNPDPAEYRSILERYDYIKRWSAAPELEGALAFGQYLQSKNVLAAIAHTNALDTEVLTAFAQGYTHATHFYSCMSTVTRRHAFRYGGAVEAAYLLDGMTVEVIADGKHLPASLLQLIHKIKGTENIALITDAMRGAGMPEGPSILGGLKNGQPVIIEDGVAKMPDRTAFAGSVATADLLVRNMIHMAGIPLVDAVRMITATPARIMGVDRQMGSLLPGRQADLVLFDDHIRIQRTLLSGQTIFQQ; encoded by the coding sequence ATGCAACTGAAGATCATAAACGCAAAAGTGATCCTGCCCGCCGGCATTGTTGAAGGCGGCACCGTACTGGTAAACGGTGGAAAGATCATGGACATAGCCCCGCATGATACCGGTGTAAAAGCGGCTGAAACCCTGGATGCCGGGGGCTTGTACCTCTCCCCCGGTTTCATAGACATCCATGTGCATGGGGGCGGCGGGCACGATTTTATGGACAATACCGTGGAGGCGTTCCTTGGCATTGCACAGCTGCACGCACGCTACGGCACCACTGCGCTTACGCCTACCACCCTGAGTTGTGAGCAGGACGACCTGCTGACCACCCTGGACACCTACGCCAGCGCGCATGCACAGAATACCCGGGGCGCCCGCTTCATCGGCATGCACATAGAAGGCCCCTATTTTTCCATGGAGCAGCGGGGCGCACAAGACCCGCGCTACATCCGCAACCCCGACCCCGCGGAATACCGATCCATCCTGGAACGTTATGATTACATTAAACGCTGGAGCGCAGCCCCCGAACTGGAAGGTGCGTTAGCATTCGGGCAATACCTGCAAAGCAAGAACGTGCTGGCAGCCATAGCCCATACCAACGCGCTGGACACGGAAGTGCTCACCGCATTTGCACAGGGCTACACACATGCCACGCATTTTTATTCCTGCATGTCCACCGTAACGCGGCGCCATGCATTTCGCTATGGAGGTGCAGTAGAAGCGGCTTACCTGCTGGATGGCATGACGGTGGAAGTAATAGCCGACGGCAAACACCTGCCCGCCTCCCTGCTGCAACTCATCCACAAAATAAAGGGCACGGAAAACATAGCCCTCATTACCGATGCCATGCGGGGAGCAGGCATGCCGGAAGGGCCCAGCATATTGGGTGGATTAAAGAACGGGCAACCCGTGATCATTGAAGATGGGGTGGCCAAGATGCCCGACCGTACTGCCTTTGCGGGCAGCGTAGCCACAGCAGACCTGCTGGTGCGCAATATGATCCACATGGCCGGCATACCGCTGGTGGATGCTGTGCGCATGATAACGGCCACGCCTGCACGCATTATGGGGGTAGACCGGCAAATGGGCTCCCTCCTGCCCGGGCGGCAGGCAGACCTGGTGCTTTTTGATGACCATATCCGCATACAACGCACCCTCCTTTCCGGCCAAACCATTTTTCAACAGTAA
- a CDS encoding sugar MFS transporter: MRMEVATAKVKGPLLLVCMVFFVLGFATWVNAMLIPYFKVACQLTNFESYLVTFAFYISYLVIALPAASLLQRIGFKRGMTVGFLLMSAGAFVFVPAAYLRAYGVFLTGLFIIGIGLAILQTAVNPYVTLLGAKERAAQRISIMGICNKTAGIIAPLLLAAAIIKPGDTALFASIHEMGLAQKNEVLNMLVKRLILPYVLVGSVLCILGLLIRFSNLPEPPEHASSKHSRGILQHPSLVLGAVAIFVHVGSQLIAVDTIVNYAHTSGLSIPEAKVFPSYTLFTTICGYLLGISLIPWAISQQTALKICTLLGIILSGMVVNLSGTVHLLGHTTDISVWMLVLLGFANSMIWAGIWPLALDGLGTRVKQGASLLIMGLSGNAILPLLYGHLADAGSPQKAYWVLMPCYLFLTYYAFYGHRIKRWA, translated from the coding sequence ATGCGTATGGAAGTTGCCACTGCCAAGGTAAAAGGCCCGTTGCTCCTGGTCTGCATGGTATTTTTTGTACTGGGTTTTGCCACCTGGGTCAATGCCATGCTGATCCCCTATTTCAAGGTAGCCTGCCAGCTTACTAATTTTGAATCATACCTGGTTACGTTTGCCTTTTATATTTCTTATCTCGTCATTGCCCTGCCGGCGGCGTCCCTGCTGCAGCGCATTGGCTTCAAACGCGGCATGACAGTGGGTTTCCTGCTCATGTCTGCCGGTGCCTTTGTATTTGTACCGGCCGCTTACCTGCGCGCTTACGGTGTATTCCTCACCGGCCTTTTCATCATTGGCATAGGGCTGGCCATTTTACAGACCGCCGTAAACCCTTATGTAACGCTGCTAGGCGCTAAAGAACGAGCGGCACAGCGCATCAGCATCATGGGCATCTGCAACAAAACGGCCGGCATCATTGCGCCCCTATTGCTCGCCGCGGCCATCATCAAGCCCGGCGATACTGCATTGTTTGCCTCCATCCATGAGATGGGGCTGGCACAAAAAAATGAAGTGCTGAACATGCTGGTAAAAAGGCTCATCCTGCCTTATGTACTGGTGGGTAGCGTGCTGTGCATACTGGGATTGCTCATCCGCTTTTCCAATTTACCGGAGCCTCCAGAACACGCCAGCAGCAAGCATTCCCGGGGCATATTGCAACACCCCTCGCTGGTGCTGGGCGCTGTGGCAATCTTTGTGCATGTAGGCTCCCAGCTCATTGCGGTAGATACGATCGTAAATTACGCCCACACCAGCGGCCTCTCCATTCCCGAGGCTAAAGTATTTCCCTCTTACACGCTCTTCACCACCATTTGCGGCTACCTGCTGGGCATCAGCCTTATTCCATGGGCCATTTCCCAGCAAACTGCTTTGAAAATATGTACCCTCCTGGGCATCATCCTTAGCGGGATGGTCGTAAATTTAAGCGGCACCGTGCACCTGCTGGGCCATACCACCGACATTTCCGTGTGGATGCTGGTGCTGCTGGGCTTTGCCAATTCCATGATCTGGGCCGGTATTTGGCCCCTGGCGCTGGATGGACTGGGCACACGGGTAAAGCAAGGTGCCTCCCTGCTCATCATGGGCCTTAGCGGCAATGCCATATTACCCCTGCTCTATGGCCACCTGGCCGATGCAGGCAGTCCACAAAAAGCTTACTGGGTGCTAATGCCCTGTTATCTATTTCTAACATACTACGCCTTCTACGGCCATCGTATAAAAAGATGGGCCTGA
- a CDS encoding glycoside hydrolase family 18 protein yields MFIHHTQALLLLLCLGGAGLTTPVSARAQPPYKVIAYVGAFGHLLNVQAIDAKKLTHINYAFVNCKDSLCYLDHPQNDTTNFHQLNGLKQLNPSLKILISIGGGTRSRFLSDAVLTPTSRHKFVASAVGLVQHFDLDGVDVDWEYPGQAGNNNNTFRPVEDKPNFTRMWAEFRRQLDSLGRITHKHYLLSGAFNVSKAYTDHVDLAAVARYMDYINLMTYDFSGPQHTVGHHTNLYGYGTLSPRSADKGIRDYIAQGVPPGKLLIGVAFYAHGMKAATTAHHGLGEKVDTLSTGEKIPAGGFTQLKDSVINQHGYTRYWDSAAHAPYLFNDSTRYFITYDDEASTREKAVYVQQHHLGGAFFWEYFNDPKTYLLPVLHAQLGQ; encoded by the coding sequence ATGTTTATACACCATACACAGGCCCTGCTCCTGCTGCTATGCCTGGGTGGCGCAGGCCTTACTACGCCTGTTTCTGCCAGGGCACAGCCTCCCTACAAAGTAATTGCTTACGTAGGCGCATTTGGCCACCTCCTGAACGTGCAGGCCATTGACGCTAAAAAGCTCACACATATTAATTATGCCTTTGTGAATTGCAAAGACAGCCTCTGCTACCTGGACCATCCACAAAACGACACCACCAACTTCCACCAGCTGAATGGCCTGAAGCAGCTCAATCCCAGCCTGAAGATCCTCATCTCCATCGGCGGCGGTACCCGCAGCCGCTTCCTTTCAGACGCAGTGCTGACGCCCACTTCCCGGCATAAGTTTGTAGCCTCCGCGGTGGGCCTGGTGCAACACTTTGACCTGGATGGTGTGGATGTAGACTGGGAATACCCCGGGCAGGCCGGGAATAATAACAATACATTCCGCCCGGTGGAAGACAAACCTAATTTTACGCGGATGTGGGCGGAGTTCCGCCGCCAGCTGGACTCCCTGGGCCGCATTACGCACAAGCACTACCTGCTCAGCGGCGCCTTTAACGTATCCAAAGCTTACACGGATCATGTAGATCTTGCGGCAGTGGCCCGCTACATGGATTACATCAACCTGATGACCTATGATTTCTCCGGGCCCCAACATACTGTAGGCCATCATACCAATTTATATGGCTACGGTACCTTAAGCCCCCGCTCCGCGGATAAAGGCATCCGCGATTATATAGCCCAGGGCGTGCCACCCGGGAAACTGCTGATAGGCGTAGCCTTCTATGCCCATGGCATGAAAGCCGCTACCACCGCACATCACGGCCTGGGAGAAAAAGTTGACACTCTTTCCACGGGTGAAAAGATCCCCGCAGGCGGCTTCACCCAACTGAAAGACAGCGTAATTAACCAGCACGGCTATACGCGGTATTGGGATAGCGCCGCACATGCTCCTTATCTTTTTAACGACAGTACCCGCTACTTCATCACCTACGATGACGAAGCCTCTACCAGGGAAAAAGCCGTGTACGTACAGCAACATCACCTGGGCGGTGCTTTTTTCTGGGAATATTTCAATGATCCGAAGACCTACCTGCTACCGGTGCTGCATGCACAACTGGGGCAGTAG
- a CDS encoding SusC/RagA family TonB-linked outer membrane protein, with amino-acid sequence MVFLSAPAALAQSRLVSGKVLDVSNDQPVIGATVRVKGSTRGTVTDVNGAFKINMDAGGTLQVSAVNFVPVELATGSTSPLLVKLKVINKALNEVVVVGYGTAKRSDVTGSVSSVPKERLAQIPVANVLSAMEGAVAGVNVTTGTNVPGASPGVLIRGVNTINGRTDPLIVMDGVPYENISLNDVNANDIASIDILKDVSAVAIYGTRGANGVILITTKHGKTGKASISLSTYAGIEGFAHKVDPMNGAEYAQKYADWKQQAGVTNDFAVPNQYEQENYAAGKSTDWLSKISQQGFIQDHNLSIGGGSADVKYYVSGEYFSEKGILKGYQNKRASIRTNLDANITSWLSAGVNLLYVNNNSDGGRVNLQQAMEVSPWGRYQNADGSYTIFPMEQEEAFKSPMLGLTTTRNDRRQNIITNVYAEVRPITGLKYRINAGYTDVPTLFQSYAGRPSGDIAGGTANISNGETKKWIVENIVGYEKTWQKHRLELTGLYSAQKNTMFSASVTAKGFINDALKFNDVQGATTFSASSSAITSTIVSQMLRVNYGYDSRYLLTATARRDGYSAFGANTNKYGLFPSLAAAWNISNEPFMKDVKAVNNLKLRASYGLSGNQSAVSPNSTITTFTTTTMPSGGKPVTGVLADVLGNGDLKWESTYGANVGIDFSLFNERIGGSIEGYDTRTRDLVLYRTLPAATGYLNVVSNIGKVANKGLEITLRTQNIITKDFRWETSFSFATNQNKIVDLYGDKKDDIGNRFFIGHPVNVVYDYRMTGVWQTGEDPSKQDPTATPGDLKFEDKDHSGSIDANDRMILGQTIPKWTGGLTSTWHYKNFHLNVFIQTAQGIMQNNDLINFRDFGGRMNLPTGIGYWTEANKSATRPKLTYVNYLNYGYVSNASYTRIKDATLSYTMPSAIANKIGIAALTLYVTGRNLVTFTKWKGWDPEAGYGTSGDTEGNYPLVRSFILGANITLR; translated from the coding sequence ATGGTTTTTCTATCCGCACCGGCCGCCCTGGCCCAATCCCGCCTGGTGAGCGGTAAGGTACTGGATGTAAGTAATGACCAGCCGGTAATAGGCGCCACCGTGCGGGTAAAAGGCAGCACCCGCGGCACTGTAACGGATGTAAACGGTGCCTTTAAGATAAATATGGACGCCGGCGGCACCCTGCAGGTGAGCGCCGTGAATTTTGTACCGGTGGAACTAGCCACCGGCAGTACATCTCCCTTGCTGGTAAAACTCAAAGTGATCAATAAGGCCCTCAATGAAGTAGTGGTGGTGGGCTATGGCACCGCCAAGCGCTCCGACGTAACCGGCTCCGTATCGTCTGTGCCCAAAGAACGCCTGGCCCAGATCCCCGTGGCCAATGTGCTCAGTGCCATGGAAGGCGCTGTGGCGGGGGTAAACGTCACCACCGGTACCAATGTGCCCGGTGCATCGCCCGGGGTGCTCATCCGCGGTGTGAATACCATTAACGGCCGCACAGATCCCCTGATCGTGATGGATGGAGTGCCTTATGAAAATATTTCCCTGAACGATGTGAATGCAAATGACATTGCCTCCATCGACATCCTCAAAGATGTGTCGGCGGTGGCTATCTACGGTACCCGCGGGGCCAACGGGGTGATCCTCATCACCACCAAACACGGTAAAACCGGCAAAGCTTCTATTTCCCTGAGCACCTATGCCGGTATTGAAGGATTTGCGCACAAAGTGGATCCGATGAATGGAGCGGAATATGCGCAGAAGTATGCGGACTGGAAACAGCAGGCCGGCGTGACCAACGATTTTGCTGTGCCCAACCAGTACGAACAGGAAAATTATGCCGCGGGCAAAAGTACAGACTGGCTTAGTAAAATATCGCAGCAGGGTTTTATTCAGGACCACAACCTGAGCATCGGTGGTGGTAGTGCGGATGTAAAATATTATGTATCCGGTGAGTATTTCAGTGAGAAAGGTATTCTCAAAGGTTACCAGAACAAGCGTGCCAGCATCCGCACCAATCTGGATGCAAACATCACTTCCTGGCTTTCTGCCGGCGTGAACCTGCTGTACGTGAATAATAACTCCGACGGTGGCCGGGTGAACCTGCAGCAAGCCATGGAAGTGAGCCCCTGGGGCCGTTACCAGAATGCAGACGGCTCCTACACCATTTTCCCGATGGAACAGGAAGAGGCATTTAAAAGTCCCATGTTGGGCCTCACCACTACGCGCAACGACCGGCGCCAGAATATCATCACCAATGTATACGCCGAAGTGCGCCCCATCACGGGTCTCAAATACCGTATCAATGCAGGCTACACTGATGTACCCACCCTCTTCCAAAGCTATGCCGGCCGGCCCTCCGGTGACATTGCTGGTGGAACGGCCAACATCTCCAACGGCGAAACCAAAAAATGGATCGTGGAAAACATCGTGGGCTATGAAAAGACCTGGCAGAAACACCGCCTTGAGCTTACTGGTTTGTACAGCGCCCAGAAGAATACCATGTTCAGCGCTTCCGTCACTGCAAAAGGGTTTATCAACGATGCCCTCAAGTTTAATGATGTGCAGGGTGCTACTACCTTCTCCGCTTCTTCATCGGCCATCACATCTACCATCGTATCGCAGATGCTGCGCGTGAACTATGGGTATGACAGCCGCTATCTCCTTACTGCCACCGCCAGACGTGATGGGTATTCTGCCTTTGGTGCCAATACCAATAAGTACGGCCTGTTCCCTTCCCTGGCGGCTGCCTGGAATATCTCCAATGAGCCATTCATGAAAGACGTGAAAGCGGTGAACAACCTGAAGCTGCGCGCCTCCTACGGCCTGTCCGGCAACCAGAGCGCGGTGTCTCCCAACTCCACCATCACTACATTCACCACCACCACTATGCCTTCCGGTGGTAAGCCGGTAACCGGTGTGCTGGCCGATGTATTAGGCAATGGAGACCTGAAATGGGAAAGCACGTACGGTGCTAACGTGGGCATTGATTTCTCTCTTTTTAATGAGCGCATAGGCGGTAGCATAGAGGGCTATGATACACGCACCAGGGACCTGGTGCTGTACCGCACGTTGCCCGCTGCTACCGGTTACCTGAACGTAGTGTCCAACATTGGTAAGGTGGCCAATAAAGGCCTGGAGATCACCCTGCGCACGCAGAACATCATTACCAAAGATTTCCGCTGGGAAACCAGTTTCAGTTTTGCGACCAACCAGAATAAGATCGTAGACCTGTATGGCGATAAGAAAGATGATATCGGCAACCGTTTCTTCATTGGTCACCCGGTGAACGTAGTGTATGATTACAGGATGACGGGCGTTTGGCAAACGGGGGAGGACCCTTCTAAACAGGACCCCACAGCCACTCCCGGCGACCTGAAGTTTGAAGACAAAGACCACAGTGGCAGCATCGACGCCAATGACCGCATGATCCTGGGCCAGACTATTCCCAAATGGACCGGTGGCCTTACCTCTACCTGGCACTATAAAAATTTCCACCTGAACGTGTTCATCCAAACGGCCCAGGGCATTATGCAAAACAATGACCTGATCAACTTCCGCGATTTTGGCGGCCGTATGAACCTGCCCACCGGCATTGGTTACTGGACGGAAGCCAACAAAAGCGCTACCCGTCCCAAACTCACGTACGTGAATTACCTCAACTACGGTTACGTGTCAAACGCCAGCTATACCCGCATTAAAGATGCCACGCTGAGTTATACCATGCCTTCCGCTATAGCAAATAAGATCGGCATTGCGGCACTGACGCTGTATGTAACCGGCCGCAACCTGGTCACCTTTACCAAATGGAAAGGCTGGGACCCTGAAGCCGGCTATGGCACTTCCGGCGATACGGAAGGCAACTACCCACTGGTACGTTCATTTATTTTAGGCGCTAACATCACACTTCGTTAA
- a CDS encoding RagB/SusD family nutrient uptake outer membrane protein has translation MKKYTCIFTVIAAALFLLPACKKDFLKESVYSKFTPEALNDSLAFEASIIGLQSQYNLWNTMEEDPNGNQGFLCVWQMGTDVAYNKAPDDLDPMSIPYTNYEKLTSQDGSAAFVWKWAYNLVNNANLVMANIDNPAIQVSDGFRSRVKGQAMFYRALGYNYLATLFGDVPLLTEPLTAPKTDFTRTPIAKVNDLIIADLTYAQDHLPGIENLKTPSTPHRAMASQLLAEVFLRVGRPADAEKAADAVINSGDFSLTTTRYGIHASQPGDPFSDMFFYGNQRRSQGNHEAIWVQETENSALVPNGSGPDLNDKFPGYRFLGLQHRRVWGSRYYNTPGMLLCDTLGGRGISRMALTYFVLKLYDDNDMRNSQYSLRRNYYYNDPSNANYGKLVTGPGIDTNRNIVPKTNKWDEFDPANTFGGVAIKDIIIMRLGETYLLKAEAQVQQGNAAGAAATVNVLRTRAHAPQVAAAQMNMDFILDERVRELVGEENRRMTLMRTGTLVKRVQGRGLKITGISDHNLLLPIPQSEIDLNKDAVLQQNNGY, from the coding sequence ATGAAAAAGTACACCTGTATTTTCACGGTCATAGCAGCGGCGTTGTTCTTGCTGCCGGCGTGTAAAAAAGATTTTTTAAAGGAAAGTGTGTATTCCAAATTCACCCCGGAAGCACTCAACGATTCGCTGGCGTTTGAAGCCAGCATCATTGGCCTGCAGAGCCAGTACAATCTCTGGAACACCATGGAAGAAGATCCCAATGGCAACCAGGGTTTCCTTTGCGTGTGGCAGATGGGCACAGACGTGGCATACAACAAGGCCCCGGACGACCTGGATCCAATGTCCATCCCTTACACCAATTATGAAAAACTAACCTCCCAGGATGGCTCCGCGGCCTTTGTGTGGAAGTGGGCTTACAACCTGGTGAACAATGCCAACCTGGTGATGGCAAATATTGATAATCCTGCCATTCAGGTGAGTGATGGTTTCCGCAGCCGTGTAAAAGGGCAGGCCATGTTCTACCGCGCATTAGGATATAATTACCTGGCCACTTTGTTTGGCGATGTGCCCTTGCTCACGGAACCCCTTACGGCGCCGAAGACAGACTTTACGCGCACACCCATTGCGAAAGTGAATGATCTTATTATTGCAGACCTCACGTATGCGCAGGACCACCTGCCAGGCATTGAAAATTTGAAAACGCCATCTACCCCGCATCGCGCCATGGCCTCCCAGCTGCTGGCAGAAGTATTCCTGCGCGTGGGGCGCCCTGCAGATGCAGAAAAGGCGGCGGATGCGGTGATCAACAGCGGTGATTTTTCGCTCACCACCACGCGCTACGGCATTCATGCCAGCCAGCCCGGAGACCCTTTTTCCGACATGTTCTTCTACGGTAATCAACGCAGGAGCCAGGGTAACCATGAAGCGATCTGGGTACAGGAAACGGAGAACAGTGCGCTGGTACCCAATGGATCTGGGCCGGATCTTAACGACAAGTTTCCCGGTTACCGCTTCCTGGGCCTGCAGCATCGCCGGGTATGGGGCAGCCGTTATTACAACACGCCGGGCATGTTGCTTTGCGATACACTGGGTGGCCGCGGTATCAGTCGCATGGCGCTCACTTATTTTGTACTGAAGCTGTATGATGATAATGATATGCGCAACTCACAATACAGCCTGCGCCGCAATTATTACTACAACGATCCGTCAAATGCTAATTACGGTAAGCTGGTAACGGGCCCCGGCATTGATACAAACCGCAACATTGTGCCCAAGACCAATAAGTGGGATGAGTTTGATCCTGCCAATACATTTGGTGGCGTAGCGATCAAAGACATCATCATCATGCGCCTGGGCGAAACCTACCTGCTGAAAGCCGAAGCGCAGGTACAACAAGGCAATGCAGCCGGTGCCGCCGCTACTGTCAACGTGCTGCGTACCAGGGCGCATGCACCACAGGTAGCGGCCGCGCAGATGAATATGGACTTTATCCTGGATGAGCGGGTGCGGGAACTGGTAGGGGAAGAGAACCGCCGGATGACACTGATGCGTACCGGGACACTGGTGAAAAGGGTACAGGGACGTGGCCTGAAGATCACTGGCATTTCAGACCATAACCTGTTATTACCCATCCCGCAATCAGAAATAGACCTGAATAAGGATGCAGTGCTGCAACAGAATAACGGTTACTGA
- a CDS encoding LacI family DNA-binding transcriptional regulator, which translates to MRKKAPELTGVKEIARRANVSIGTVDRVIHNRKGVSEQTRKKINAIIEELGYTPNTMASLLAKKKVVTLAVLIPKASPQTDYWTYPLDGINVAHAEVKQFGIQLDLHFYDLNVKASFRKEAEKLLQTKPDGLILAPSFVDESLEFISKVKASGIPMVFINADIPHQEPLSYIGPDLFQSGKLAAQLISFMLGPQDEMLVVNMSTALENDHHLRRKELGFRRYFEEHAIFNKITTLDIKNTAADALESTLLRHFPKQHHIRAVFVTNSRVSQVAQIINKHNLDVLLVGYDFLKENIRCLSNNTVHFLICQRPKEQGYLAVMTLYRHLFNTGTVEPTVYMPIDIITRENFIFYKA; encoded by the coding sequence ATGAGAAAAAAAGCGCCGGAATTGACAGGTGTAAAAGAAATAGCCAGGCGGGCAAACGTGTCTATCGGCACGGTAGACCGCGTGATCCACAACCGAAAAGGGGTGTCTGAGCAAACCAGGAAAAAGATCAATGCCATCATCGAAGAGCTGGGCTACACCCCCAATACCATGGCCAGCCTCCTGGCCAAGAAAAAGGTGGTCACCCTGGCGGTGCTGATCCCCAAAGCCTCCCCGCAAACGGATTACTGGACCTACCCGCTGGACGGCATCAACGTAGCCCACGCGGAAGTAAAACAATTCGGCATCCAGCTGGATCTGCATTTTTACGACCTGAATGTAAAGGCCAGCTTCCGCAAGGAAGCGGAGAAACTGCTGCAAACCAAGCCAGACGGGCTTATCCTGGCTCCCAGTTTCGTGGATGAATCACTGGAGTTCATCTCCAAGGTAAAAGCATCCGGCATTCCCATGGTGTTCATCAACGCTGATATCCCGCACCAGGAGCCGCTCAGCTACATTGGGCCGGACCTGTTTCAAAGCGGCAAGCTGGCAGCGCAACTGATCAGTTTTATGCTGGGCCCGCAGGATGAAATGCTGGTAGTGAATATGTCTACCGCACTGGAAAACGACCACCACCTGCGCAGGAAGGAACTGGGCTTCCGCCGCTACTTTGAAGAACACGCCATTTTCAATAAGATCACCACCCTCGATATTAAGAACACAGCGGCCGATGCGCTGGAAAGCACGCTGCTGCGCCATTTCCCGAAGCAGCACCACATCCGCGCCGTATTTGTGACCAACTCCCGCGTAAGTCAGGTAGCGCAGATCATCAACAAGCACAACCTGGATGTGCTGCTGGTAGGATACGATTTCCTCAAAGAGAACATCCGCTGCCTTTCCAACAACACGGTACATTTCCTCATCTGCCAGCGGCCCAAGGAGCAGGGCTACCTTGCAGTAATGACGCTTTACCGCCATCTCTTTAACACCGGCACCGTTGAACCAACGGTGTACATGCCCATCGACATCATTACCCGCGAAAACTTCATCTTCTATAAAGCATAA
- a CDS encoding glycoside hydrolase family 16 protein: MKNLLVLALACASLMACKKDATSGKTGGNSTNTQPRAVTLNFSGYTWTVTSSGTGTQGPGPNHFNSSNAWVDSNGFLHLKLAKNTTTGNWECAEVTLNQNLGYGKYQWKVEGAIDQLDKNVVFGMFNYSGNDGYDEMDIEYSRWGRANNNNLDFTLYPATGSSQSSVETTALISLTGTYTTHRITRHSNSSVDFQSIAGFYDDNTNVYAAKTWNNPPNSISTLSMPVLMNLWLFNGVAPSNGQNVEIIIHEFKFTPQ, encoded by the coding sequence ATGAAAAATCTCCTCGTGCTTGCACTGGCTTGTGCAAGCTTAATGGCCTGTAAAAAAGACGCTACCAGCGGAAAGACCGGCGGTAATTCCACGAATACACAACCCCGCGCTGTAACGCTCAACTTTTCCGGCTACACCTGGACGGTGACCAGCAGCGGTACCGGCACACAGGGCCCCGGCCCCAATCACTTCAATTCCAGCAACGCCTGGGTAGACAGCAACGGCTTCCTCCATCTGAAGCTGGCCAAGAACACGACCACCGGTAACTGGGAATGCGCGGAAGTAACCCTCAACCAAAACCTGGGCTACGGCAAGTACCAGTGGAAAGTGGAAGGCGCCATTGACCAGTTAGACAAGAACGTGGTATTTGGCATGTTCAATTACTCCGGCAATGATGGCTATGATGAAATGGATATTGAATACTCCCGCTGGGGACGTGCCAATAACAACAACCTTGATTTTACCCTCTACCCTGCCACCGGCAGCTCTCAGAGCAGTGTAGAGACCACCGCCCTTATTTCCCTCACCGGCACTTACACTACGCACCGCATCACCCGGCACAGTAACTCATCTGTAGACTTCCAGAGCATTGCTGGCTTCTACGATGACAATACCAATGTGTATGCGGCCAAGACTTGGAATAACCCGCCAAACTCCATCAGCACCCTGAGTATGCCCGTGCTGATGAACCTCTGGCTGTTCAACGGCGTGGCGCCTTCTAACGGGCAAAACGTGGAGATCATCATCCACGAGTTCAAGTTCACGCCCCAGTAA